The sequence ccatccatccatccattttctgaacacccttcgtccctaatggggtcaggagggttgctggtgtctatttTCAGCTGtgtcccgggcgagaggtggggttcaccctggacaggtcgccagtctgtcgcagggcaacacagagacaaacaagacaacccaccatgcacacacacacctagggagaatttagagagtccaattaacctgacagtcatgtttttggactgtgggaggaagccggagaacccggagagaacccaccatgcacagggagaacatacaaactccatgcagaaagacgccgggccgggaatcgaacccaggaccttcttgctgcaagacaacagctctaccaactgccccactgtgcagcccaaaaaacaaaaaaagctaatcaaATATCCTAAAGATTATAgagatgaaaaccaaaaaaaaaaaaaaaatatcacagaaaCCTTTATAAAAGGAGACATTGCCAGTTGGAATTATTGACTTGTTTGATGCCATTTATTGGAATTTAGGATTGATGAAGAATCATACGACTGGCAGCctaacaattaaaatattaaacaaaatctgGCTTCGGTAATGCACTGGAAAGACCATAAACGCTTGGCACCTCTTCCTGGTGATCACTGGTTTGGTCACTCACTGCTGATAGGAGACATCCAATTCATTACCAATATTTGTTGCCAGAGTGTTGGTTACACTGGCACAAACAGCAGGAACCACGTATTTCCTAAGTAGTTAGGGTCAGCACTGCAGTCAGGCCATTCAATTCTCTCCACTCCAAATGTTTTGGGGGTCTTTGACAAACCCTGCTCTGTGCACGTCAGAGCAGGGTTTGTCTCTGTGTGAGGGTTTTACTCAGACCACTTATGCTTTGCTTATGCAATGTTACCAGGCACCAGATTTCATCATACGATTCACCttatttagtttaaaagcaAATATGCAACAATCCACATTCAGGATTCCTAGACTTTCAAACCTTGAAAAACTGTTGCTATATCTTTTCATCTTATACTGATAAGTTGCTGCACTATGTTCTGTTTAACCACATGCATACGTGCTCAAGTTGTTTGAGCTGTTTCCTTTGCAACTGAAATCAGATGAGTGTCAAGATCGAGGCTGAAACGGGGGCAGCAAATTAGCTCATTTTATGAAACGCTGTAAATTATAGAAACATTGTAGTTCTGTGTAGAATTAATGCATTCCCAGTTACTTGGCAGTCCAGAGAGGTAGTTTTTGAAGCCAAGTGTTTTCCCAATTTCTTGGAATATATTTGgaagaaaagtctgaaaagtttgTGTAGTAAAGTACTGGCATTTAACCAAGTCACATGaattttttctcactgtgtaAAATCTCCAAGTGTATCTCACTGAATAAAATACTCATTAGTAAGGTCAGGGGGAGGTCATTATGCAATGAAGCGTTATTTAacgttttagattttatgtttctcAGAACAGCAGGTTTGCTATCTTTTGCAGGTGGTTGTAAGTTAGCCCTAATCATTTTGTTAATATAAGATAAGTGTTTATTTTGCCTCTGCTTTTTTGCCTTCTAGGTTTTAAAAGGTTCAGTGGAGATATGGATActtgcagtattttttattttttttgatagTTAACTTTTGAAGCTGGGGTCATATTTGAGAAGAGATAAAGTTAAGATGATATCAGGATGATTGCAAAATAATCCAGTCAGTATCACATCAGCACAGGTCTCCTCTGAGCGTCCGCATATGTGTTTTCAGTTAAAGACACGGCTTGATCTATTGCGACTGTTCCAGGAAGTTCTGTTTCTCTGTCCGttggttttattgttgtcagtctttctttctttcttaataaatatgtaattttgcTTTGATTAATAGCCACTATCACATTTCCTTTTACCTTGTTGGTATGTCCAATGGATAAACCAGCCACTCTTGTCAGCCCCGTGATCCTCGTAAAAGGGATAGGCTAGTGGTAAAGACTAGACTTCTACCAAACAAGCTTCTCTTTGGAAGTCCTTCTGTGATTGCCATTACAGCCCTGGACTCCAGGCACTCACATCCTAAAACCTGCTTACACAACTCCTTTACCccctcctttcttcttttttaaacacattaaaacttttttttttttttttgcttcactaAAACAATTACATGAAGGTTTATGAGAAAGATATAAAGGGAACATACTTGTGTCTAGACATAAGAAGTGATGTAAAAGACATATTCATACACTGTGGTTAATAAGATGCATTCCTTCATGTTTGATCATTCTgccaaaaagatgaaaagaaagttAAAGCCAAGAGTGGCCTCGATACTTTGGATCTTTTGGTTACTTAGATCTGAAGTATATCATACATTCATTGTCCAGCCAGTGCTAAGGTATCCATACTCCTTGGATTTTTTCCAATGATATTGTCAGAGTCTTTGATGTGATAGACCTCCACAAGCAACTTTGTCGAAAGAAAAGACGCATGGTTTCAGATTCCTCCTTAAGACCTAATTGTTGCTTGATTtgggtgtgttgaagcagagacgcATGGAAACGTTGCAGGACAGTTCCCCTCAAGAAAAGGAAATTGAGACCCTTGGAAGTGAAAGGATTTTCCATGAGCCACGGATCCTTCTCCCTCTACATGTTTGTCTTCAAATCAGAAGATGGTGGTGCTCGCTTTGCTCTGTGGAGAGAATGAACTGTAGGCCAAGGCTGCATGTCTAGATGGTGTGAGCGCCCCAGAGTCCTGAAGGCCTGTGGAGGAGATCTGTGGGATTCTACAGCACCTCTTCAACCTTGGGTTGACCCAGAAAAAGGTTCCAATGTTGTGGAAGACATCCTGCCTGAGTCCAGTACCAAAGAAAACAGAGCTGTTGCCATTATGTCCCACAATATGAAGGTCATGAAGAGCCTAATTGTAACTGGGAAAGCAAAGAATTACCATTTCAACAAACTCACTGTCATCTGGACAAAGCAAGCAGCATTGTGAGGATCATGTTATTTGATTTCTCCATGTaggttctttgttttttcacaagATATTTCTGATATTCACAATGTGTGAAGTGGTTGTTGGACGGTGTAATCTCTTCAGCGATCTTAAGTAACAGCATCAAAGCCAGTGAATTAAATAGTTTGACCGtggtcataaagaacaatggtTCCACTGTAAAATATCTGGAGATGATTGTGCAACGGAAGACtcatcataaaacaaacaaacaaaaaaaaaccattctGGCAAACCCTGAGGATTCACTTTATCAGTCTTTTGTACAACAATGGTGTCTTCAGGTAGAGGCTTCTTCATCATCATagtaacacagactgctgcaggaTATCCTTCCTGCTCACAGTCAGCAGCATCTACAACAACTCCTTGAAGAGCCTTGGGTAACAAACAACAACGTTTAACTTCCTttgaaattacaaatatttttttaattttcagctaTCAGTAGGCTCAACTAATTACATCATacttttactaataaaaattgACTGAGGTTTGGTTCCCGACCTGAGAGAACAACACTTTCTCTGTTCTTGTAATTTATAAATCTGCTCTGTTCGGCCTGAACTCCTTTTCTTTGCGACTCAATTCTAATCATTTCTTCATTCCTGTAGTTCCACGGGTTAGATTTCACCTCAAGTTCCGCAGACCacactttgaaataaattatatttttattcgcTGTCTTATGACATGATAACATCAGAATAATGTTACCTTTGAGGGTGAATGACAGACACAGAGTCTCCCCTTAGAAACCAATAGCTTTGATCTCAAAATGTCAACAGAGCTTGTTGAATCTTGTGAGTAATACCACAGAAGCACTGGTGAATAAATTATGACCAGCTATATTACAGCTCACTGAGTCGGACTGATTCATGCTGAGGCATACACTATTTGAGTCAATTACAAGTTAACTTgcactgacatttttaaaaaacgttttttcaTGCATTGCAAATTTATGGAAATGGCAGTCCAGGCCAAAGTATTTAGGATACATGTAGAAAATGGTGCATTGGTTATCtgactcttcttttttttatttctgaaatagGCAAGACACCAGAGTAAAACATTCTGTGTAAGACGTTTATcttcaaaaatatgcaaattagttttagaaaaatcaaacacttCAGCAGTGAGATGGTGCCCACGCTTTTAATACTCAAAATATGCTGGTTGTCACCATGTAACTACTTCTAAGAATTCAATCTATCTAAATATCTCCCAGACGACTTCTTGCTCTCTCACTCTCTCGTCTCAACTCTGTTATCTGTGTAGTTTTCTTCACATGAGACCACTAAGAAACAGTTtgagagaaaatgttctttttctctttcttcaatAACGCTGGATCTTGAAATGACTGATGggcttttctttcctctccaaTTTCACAGCCTAACAATCAGGCACACTCACTCAAAATTCGaaggaattaaaacaaactcatctgCATAAATAAAGCAACTTTCCCCCCCaatacatttctcattttagcatgagtaaataataacaataataataaaaccagtCCCATTCAGAAGACAGTTGAATGAATATGCTTTTGTGGTGGTCTATATTTTCTGCTCTAAATGTCCCAactcccccctctccctccaaaaaaaaaaagttacttaacagtatactaataataatgattCACATGGTGACTACAAGTGTACATTCACAATCAGGTCATTCTTTAAGGCCTTACTTTCCTACATAAGGAGGCCACTAGAAGCCACATCCTTATACAAACAATGTGTTGCCTACATGAGCAATGCAAGAACTTTTCTTTGTCTAAAGCAGGACAGACCGGGCGCTTGAACTTGTCAGAGAGATCTGACTCTACTGCTCAGCTCTGTAGCTCAGCTGGTCTGCAACCGCATCATGTTTAGCTACAGCACAGTGGCGGTACTATTGGTTGTTCTCACGTTGTTTGGTCCAGTTAAGGTAATTCttgtcatttaatttaaaaaaggccaCATATATctctatatacatatatttttttgtaagtaGACAGTGTGTCAAATACACAGGGAAATGTCAAAGAGCTTGTGTTTACCTGactctaaaattatttaaatcaaacttttgtcATGATTAGTTATGAACCCAGTCCCAAAGAGCCAACAGATGAATTTGCAGAGTATTtgaggaaaatatatatataaaaaaatatttacaataaggGAGAGCAAATACAAAACTGCAAGGGAAACTATGAGGGAGACAGCGGCAGAATCCAGCGTTCAGCGAATGGACAATGATGAGCTTAAATAGAGAGTTTGTTTACTGGGCAGAGATCCGGTGTCTGATTGGTAATGGGTTGAGGCCAGACGGCTAGACtgaaggaggagagagaaagtcAGGAGAGGAGCAGGAAGTAAAAAACATAACAACTCAAAGTGAGATCCTATCATAAGTAaataaacagctttaaaaaagtATAATCTAAATAggcagaaggaggaagaaaaagaaaactcaccTAAACAAATCATCGAAATGCAAGGccaaaaatgatctgaaataaCCCGAGATCCTGACTGCTTTAGGTTTAGAAATTCTGCAAATACAATGTGCAACATGTTTAGTAAACAAATGTTGAACCAAGATGAAAGTACATTTCAAACTGCTTTATGGagataaatatgtaaaagtcaTATAATAAAAGGGCATGTACTGTATTTTGAAGTTGCCATGATATTTTATGAACTATTTTATTCAGAGGGTCCAAAAATGGATTCTCAGATGCATCGTGCTGTACGGGAGGAAGTGAACTCCTGTGGCAGAAAAGCATGATTTTGAACACTTATGGTACCTCTAGagttttttccagtttattcaGGAAGAATAATTTGGAGGTGGGGAAGCTGCCGGCCCTACATGGTGCTTGTGGAGAGACGCGTCAAATGACACAAGaaattgtgtcattttcttGTGTCCACTGCTGCCCACTGTCAATccaagttagtttttttttaaacttttattactGACATGAATTGTGCTTTAACTGGCATATGATGCGaaagcagatttttctcttttttatttcccattaGAGGGATTACTTAGTTTATATTGGACTTCACAGTATGTatcatttgacaaaatgagGTGAAGCTCATAAAAGTGGAACAAGCATTTTCACATGTACATTACATCAATAAAACCTGTAAGAATGACGTCATGCTCCTCAAGGTAAAAGTAGTTGTAAATCTTCTGTATTGGCTgtcatctctttctttttcatggTATCACTTGCAAAGATCTTGATACTACAAACCATGCATGCGACCATGACactaacaaactaaaataaccacaaaaaacaaatcttaatgctggttatactttttttttttttgcactattCTTAAAGCTGAGCTCCAAAGCAAAGTTTAAAGATAACGTGACACCTATCAATCTGGCATGCCAGGATGATAAGGCTCTGATGTAATGATGCATCGTCTCTGGGGTCAAACAGCACCAGATGGACTGCTGTCCCCCAAACTCATGGAAATCAACAAAACACTGATCGGAAATGCAAactgcagaaaggaaaacttGCACTGTTCTGAAAACCTGCACATCAGATCTGGCTAATAGGtgtcatttaatttcacattttatctgacAACTATAGCTGACACAATAACTGAGAGAATTACAAgtgaataaattcagaataCTGTCAGTCCAACACATGCAATGGCTTGTGGGCTTATACATTTGTGCTGAATCAtgagcaaacaaataaaattaaacatgtacTCTATTGAAGGgtgtgtgtgcttttattttcgACATGTACTGATACACTGAAAACACAATGCCGCCTCCTTTTGAAGATCATGTGTAATTAATAAGGAAAGTCAGCTTTATTGCCAAAATGTTGTCACATTTTTGAGCCTTCAATCTAATTTACGCTCGTTCATTAGACATTTGCCATGTGTTATAGAGTCTGAGAAGGAGTGCAAATCACTGATTGTGTCACGAGATGTGGCATCATGTGTCACAAACAAACCTGCTTCCAAATTcattatcatttaaataaattgattttttttcttcttttttttttttttgagattcTTCGGTTTGCTGACTCGTAATACTAGTATAAATGTTTTCCgtgcagcaaaaacacaattgCAGGATTCATGGGCATTTTTACATATTGCCCCAAAGTTctcttttaaaatctgtatttcaGTGAGGCTCTATCTGAGTGTGTCTCCAAGCCACATCATTTGCATATGCAAGTAAGACACATCCCCTTTTGGTTAAAAGCCAGGAGATAGGAGGGTTTGAACATGTCAACTATTCGTGCCTCCGCTGCTCAGCATCGTTGCTCAGCTGGACTGTGATCACATCATGTTCTTCAGTGACAAACTGCCAGTACTGATGGTCCTGCTGACTCTTTATAATCAAGGTAAGAAAATGCTTCCACAGCATGAAAGCCATCAATTTGAAGAACAGctagtttgtcatttttgagtTCCACAGACTGTCATAATTAAACATTACACAGCTAACTTCAACTGTATAAGATGTGTTTATATTAAATCTATTGTATCAAATGCTCCCTGTAGGCAGAACCGAAAAAATAATTGGAGGCCATGTGGCTGAGCCACACAGCAGGCCGTACATGGTGTTCATTAGAAGGCACCTGGCCAACAATGAGGAATCATTCTGTGATGGATTTCTTCTGAACGAGGATTTTGTGATGACTGCTGCCCACTGCCAAGCCAAGTCTGTCTAAAaccatcatttttatttattgacaatatttttgcatattttcgtGCATACATTTGCAATGACTGCCTATACAGAAGGAACCTGAATGCTTGCACTTTTTGTTATTGTGGTATTTCGTTACAGCAATTTTACAGTTTACCTTGGAGTTGATAATAcgaaatttttgaaaaatgacgAAATACAGGATCgaactgtggaaaaagcttTTCCTCATGAAAATTACGACAAAAACGCATTTATTGATGATATAATGCTCCTTAAggtaaaaaattaacaaataccTTCTATTTTTGCCAtttgctttagtttttcttcaacaCACATGCCAAAAATTTTATGAGTTCAGTTCTTGCTAGAAGACAATTCATGCTAGAAACAATACATTTGCAGGAAATGTGCAAAGTACAATAtaagtttgtatttatatttcatttaactCGTCACTGTTCTAGCTAAGCTCTAGAGCGGTGGTGAACAACTTTGTGAAACCCATCGCTCTGGCAAGCCATGATGACGTGACCCTGCCCAAATCCTGCATCGTCTCCGGCTGGGGTCAAACTCGTCCAGATGGAGTGATCTCTGACAAACTCATGGAAATGAATGTCACATTGATTGAAAATAGCAATTGTACTAAACTTAAGTTATACTGTTCAAATGGAATAGCTAGACCTGGTAAggtatgtgatttttttatttttatttttattttttacagattaaagcAAACTATTGAGACGTTATTGATAATATAACATCTCATTGTCACTCAAGTGATCGCTACATTATGTGTGTGTTCTTGCAGGGGGATTCTGGAGGTCCACTGGTATGTGGAGATAGCACCGCTTATGGAGTGGTGGCTTTCATGTCCCAAAACCCAAATGGTCCTTCAATGGTTGCTTACACAAAGATACCTTGCTACGTTGACTGGATCACCTCAACAATGAAAAAGGCTCTTAGCAAGGAGTAGCAGAACTTGCTAATTCAATCATGTGTAACTTTACTTTTAGTAACTTCATTGCTGAGGGAGCAATCTCACATATTTCACACTGATTGTACTGTCAGGGAAGTGCAagcatttaatcttttaaatatgttgtttttcaaacagaaaaacaacattatgaacatagtccatccatccatccaccctaGTGGGTTCTGGTGAAGGGCGgtgtacaccctggacaggtcgccagtccatgaACATAGTCTGAGAGTGAAATTTGTTAATATTCTTCCATATTGAGTTTGAGAACCTATTTAACATTGATGTGAAATTTCA comes from Gambusia affinis linkage group LG10, SWU_Gaff_1.0, whole genome shotgun sequence and encodes:
- the si:ch211-212d10.1 gene encoding granzyme E isoform X2, which produces MFFSDKLPVLMVLLTLYNQGRTEKIIGGHVAEPHSRPYMVFIRRHLANNEESFCDGFLLNEDFVMTAAHCQANNFTVYLGVDNTKFLKNDEIQDRTVEKAFPHENYDKNAFIDDIMLLKLSSRAVVNNFVKPIALASHDDVTLPKSCIVSGWGQTRPDGVISDKLMEMNVTLIENSNCTKLKLYCSNGIARPGGFWRSTGMWR
- the si:ch211-212d10.1 gene encoding granzyme E isoform X1 gives rise to the protein MFFSDKLPVLMVLLTLYNQGRTEKIIGGHVAEPHSRPYMVFIRRHLANNEESFCDGFLLNEDFVMTAAHCQANNFTVYLGVDNTKFLKNDEIQDRTVEKAFPHENYDKNAFIDDIMLLKLSSRAVVNNFVKPIALASHDDVTLPKSCIVSGWGQTRPDGVISDKLMEMNVTLIENSNCTKLKLYCSNGIARPGKGDSGGPLVCGDSTAYGVVAFMSQNPNGPSMVAYTKIPCYVDWITSTMKKALSKE